A region of Haloplanus sp. XH21 DNA encodes the following proteins:
- a CDS encoding carbohydrate ABC transporter permease: MRRIVGEYISYRQAARIKSISYQIVVWVTLLLLMAPIIWVIIGAFSGLDALLGGNLSRILGSFTVQPIQDVFLASNFFTYYRNSLIVAAGVVVFTVTASTLAGYGLTRVQFRGKKWLARFILFGYMFPPLLLSIPMYQIWRELGLLNSLLGLVLAEASIPLPFGIWTMWLFFQTVPLSFEESVWMAGGSRWHSFKDIALPQAAPGMVAVGIFAFQSSWNNYTYPKVLISEDALRPLTTGITQYAVQNYVFWNQVMAVVFTIIIPAFLLVYFLQKYLLEGYKATA; the protein is encoded by the coding sequence ATGAGACGGATCGTCGGGGAGTATATCTCCTACCGGCAGGCTGCCCGGATCAAGTCGATCTCCTACCAGATCGTCGTGTGGGTGACGCTCCTACTGTTGATGGCGCCGATCATCTGGGTCATCATCGGAGCGTTCAGCGGTCTCGACGCGCTCCTCGGAGGCAACCTCTCGCGCATCCTCGGGAGTTTCACCGTCCAGCCGATTCAGGACGTGTTCCTCGCATCGAACTTCTTCACCTACTACAGGAACAGCCTCATCGTCGCCGCGGGCGTCGTCGTGTTCACCGTCACCGCGTCGACGCTGGCAGGCTACGGCCTGACGCGGGTGCAGTTCCGCGGGAAGAAGTGGCTCGCGCGGTTCATCCTGTTCGGCTACATGTTCCCGCCACTCCTACTGTCGATTCCGATGTACCAGATCTGGCGGGAACTCGGCCTGCTCAACTCGCTGCTCGGCCTGGTGCTGGCGGAGGCGTCGATCCCGCTACCGTTCGGCATCTGGACGATGTGGCTGTTCTTCCAGACGGTGCCGCTCTCCTTCGAGGAGTCCGTCTGGATGGCCGGCGGGTCGCGCTGGCATTCGTTCAAGGACATCGCGCTCCCACAGGCGGCACCGGGGATGGTCGCGGTCGGTATCTTCGCCTTCCAGTCGTCGTGGAACAACTACACCTATCCGAAGGTGCTCATCTCGGAGGACGCGCTCCGTCCGCTCACGACGGGGATTACCCAGTATGCCGTCCAGAACTACGTGTTCTGGAATCAGGTGATGGCGGTCGTGTTCACCATCATCATCCCGGCGTTCCTGCTGGTGTACTTCCTCCAGAAATATCTGCTCGAAGGGTACAAAGCAACCGCATGA